The following coding sequences are from one Ochotona princeps isolate mOchPri1 chromosome 8, mOchPri1.hap1, whole genome shotgun sequence window:
- the LOC101525657 gene encoding cytochrome P450 26B1 isoform X2 — MGEHHLVSTEWPRSTRMLLGPNTVANSIGDIHRNKRKIFSKIFSHEALESYLPKIQLVIQDTLRAWSSHPEAINVYQEAQKLTFRMAIRVLLGFSIPEEDLGHLFEVYQQFVENVFSLPVDLPFSGYRRGIQARQILQKGLEKAIREKLQCTQGKDYSDALDILIESSKEHGKEMTMQELKDGTLELIFAAYATTASASTSLIMQLLKHPAVLEKLREELRAQGILHSGGCPCEGTLRLDTLSGLRYLDCVIKEVMRLFTPISGGYRTVLQTFELDGFQIPKGWSVMYSIRDTHDTAPVFKDVNVFDPDRFSQARSEDKDGRFHYLPFGGGVRTCLGKHLAKLFLKVLAVELASTSRFELATRTFPRITLVPVLHPVDGLSVKFFGLDSNQNKILPETEAMLSATV; from the exons ATGGGAGAGCACCACCTCGTGAGCACCGAGTGGCCGCGCAGCACGcgcatgctgctgggccctaacACCGTGGCCAACTCCATCGGCGACATCCACCGCAACAAGCGCAAG ATCTTTTCCAAGATCTTCAGCCACGAGGCCCTGGAGAGCTACCTGCCCAAGATACAGCTGGTGATCCAGGACACGCTGCGTGCCTGGAGTAGCCACCCCGAGGCCATCAATGTGTACCAGGAGGCACAGAAGCTTACCTTCCGGATGGCCATCCGGGTGCTGCTTGGCTTCAGCATCCCCGAGGAGGACCTGGGGCACCTGTTCGAAGTCTACCAGCAGTTCGTGGAGAATGTCTTCTCCCTACCTGTGGACCTGCCCTTCAGCGGCTACCGGCGG GGCATTCAGGCTCGGCAGATCCTGCAGAAGGGGCTGGAGAAGGCAATCCGGGAGAAGCTGCAGTGTACCCAGGGCAAAGACTACTCGGATGCCCTGGACATCCTCATTGAGAGCAGCAAGGAGCACGGCAAGGAGATGACCATGCAGGAGCTGAAG GACGGGACCCTGGAGCTGATCTTTGCAGCCTACGCCACCACAGCCAGCGCCAGCACTTCGCTCATCATGCAGCTGCTGAAGCACCCAGCCGTGCTGGAGAAGCTACGGGAGGAACTGCGAGCCCAGGGCATCCTGCACAGTGGCGGCTGCCCTTGCGAGGGCACCCTGCGCCTTGACACTCTCAGCGGCCTGCGCTACCTGGACTGCGTCATCAAGGAAGTCATGCGCCTCTTCACTCCCATCTCTGGCGGCTACCGCACCGTGCTGCAGACCTTTGAGCTTGAT GGTTTCCAGATTCCCAAAGGCTGGAGCGTCATGTACAGCATCCGTGACACCCACGACACAGCACCTGTGTTCAAAGACGTGAACGTGTTCGACCCAGACCGCTTCAGCCAGGCCCGCAGCGAGGACAAGGATGGCCGCTTCCATTACCTCCCATTCGGCGGCGGCGTCCGGACCTGCCTGGGCAAGCACCTGGCCAAGCTGTTCCTGAAGGTGCTGGCTGTGGAGCTGGCCAGCACCAGCCGCTTTGAGCTGGCCACGCGGACCTTCCCCCGCATCACCCTGgtgcctgtcctgcaccccgtGGACGGCCTCAGTGTCAAGTTCTTTGGCTTGGACTCCAACCAGAACAAGATCTTGCCTGAGACGGAGGCCATGCTGAGCGCCACGGTCTAA
- the LOC101525657 gene encoding cytochrome P450 26B1 isoform X1 produces MLFEGLELVSALATLAACLVSVTLLLAVSQQLWQLRWAATRDKSCKLPIPKGSMGFPLIGETGHWLLQGSGFQSSRREKYGNVFKTHLLGRPLIRVTGAENVRKILMGEHHLVSTEWPRSTRMLLGPNTVANSIGDIHRNKRKIFSKIFSHEALESYLPKIQLVIQDTLRAWSSHPEAINVYQEAQKLTFRMAIRVLLGFSIPEEDLGHLFEVYQQFVENVFSLPVDLPFSGYRRGIQARQILQKGLEKAIREKLQCTQGKDYSDALDILIESSKEHGKEMTMQELKDGTLELIFAAYATTASASTSLIMQLLKHPAVLEKLREELRAQGILHSGGCPCEGTLRLDTLSGLRYLDCVIKEVMRLFTPISGGYRTVLQTFELDGFQIPKGWSVMYSIRDTHDTAPVFKDVNVFDPDRFSQARSEDKDGRFHYLPFGGGVRTCLGKHLAKLFLKVLAVELASTSRFELATRTFPRITLVPVLHPVDGLSVKFFGLDSNQNKILPETEAMLSATV; encoded by the exons ATGCTCTTTGAGGGCTTGGAGCTGGTGTCGGCGCTGGCCACCCTCGCCGCGTGCCTGGTGTCCGTGACGCTGCTGCTGGCCGTGTCGCAGCAGTTGTGGCAGCTGCGCTGGGCTGCCACCCGCGACAAGAGCTGCAAGCTGCCCATCCCCAAGGGCTCCATGGGCTTCCCGCTCATCGGAGAGACCGgccactggctgctgcag GGTTCCGGCTTCCAGTCTTCGAGGAGGGAGAAGTATGGCAACGTGTTCAAGACGCACTTGCTGGGGCGCCCGCTGATCCGCGTGACGGGCGCGGAGAACGTGCGCAAGATCCTCATGGGAGAGCACCACCTCGTGAGCACCGAGTGGCCGCGCAGCACGcgcatgctgctgggccctaacACCGTGGCCAACTCCATCGGCGACATCCACCGCAACAAGCGCAAG ATCTTTTCCAAGATCTTCAGCCACGAGGCCCTGGAGAGCTACCTGCCCAAGATACAGCTGGTGATCCAGGACACGCTGCGTGCCTGGAGTAGCCACCCCGAGGCCATCAATGTGTACCAGGAGGCACAGAAGCTTACCTTCCGGATGGCCATCCGGGTGCTGCTTGGCTTCAGCATCCCCGAGGAGGACCTGGGGCACCTGTTCGAAGTCTACCAGCAGTTCGTGGAGAATGTCTTCTCCCTACCTGTGGACCTGCCCTTCAGCGGCTACCGGCGG GGCATTCAGGCTCGGCAGATCCTGCAGAAGGGGCTGGAGAAGGCAATCCGGGAGAAGCTGCAGTGTACCCAGGGCAAAGACTACTCGGATGCCCTGGACATCCTCATTGAGAGCAGCAAGGAGCACGGCAAGGAGATGACCATGCAGGAGCTGAAG GACGGGACCCTGGAGCTGATCTTTGCAGCCTACGCCACCACAGCCAGCGCCAGCACTTCGCTCATCATGCAGCTGCTGAAGCACCCAGCCGTGCTGGAGAAGCTACGGGAGGAACTGCGAGCCCAGGGCATCCTGCACAGTGGCGGCTGCCCTTGCGAGGGCACCCTGCGCCTTGACACTCTCAGCGGCCTGCGCTACCTGGACTGCGTCATCAAGGAAGTCATGCGCCTCTTCACTCCCATCTCTGGCGGCTACCGCACCGTGCTGCAGACCTTTGAGCTTGAT GGTTTCCAGATTCCCAAAGGCTGGAGCGTCATGTACAGCATCCGTGACACCCACGACACAGCACCTGTGTTCAAAGACGTGAACGTGTTCGACCCAGACCGCTTCAGCCAGGCCCGCAGCGAGGACAAGGATGGCCGCTTCCATTACCTCCCATTCGGCGGCGGCGTCCGGACCTGCCTGGGCAAGCACCTGGCCAAGCTGTTCCTGAAGGTGCTGGCTGTGGAGCTGGCCAGCACCAGCCGCTTTGAGCTGGCCACGCGGACCTTCCCCCGCATCACCCTGgtgcctgtcctgcaccccgtGGACGGCCTCAGTGTCAAGTTCTTTGGCTTGGACTCCAACCAGAACAAGATCTTGCCTGAGACGGAGGCCATGCTGAGCGCCACGGTCTAA